One segment of Salvia splendens isolate huo1 chromosome 20, SspV2, whole genome shotgun sequence DNA contains the following:
- the LOC121782629 gene encoding pleiotropic drug resistance protein 1-like, with protein sequence MDAGELFKASNSLRATSSRASASYRANSSNIWRNTGMEVFSRSSREEDDEEALRWAALEKLPTFDRLRKGLIFGSKGANEVEIENLGYEDKRKLVERLVANVEDDNEKFLLKHRNRIDRVGIDIPTIEVRFENLNIDAHAYSAKRSLPTFINFNANIIEGFLNFLHILPSQKKPFTILKDVSGVIKPSRMTLLLGPPSSGKTTLLLALAGKLDQSLQVSGKVTYNGHGMEEFIPQKTAAYISQHDLHIGEMTVRETLAFSARCQGVGSRYEMLAELSRREKAANIKPDPDIDIYMKATATEGDAANVITDYVLKVLGLDICADTLVGDEMVRGISGGQKKRVTTGEMLVGPARALFMDEISTGLDSSTTFQIVNMLRQQVHIMKGTAFISLLQPAPETYALFDDIVLLSDGQVVYQGPRDDVLVFFESMGFKCPERKGVADFLQEVTSKKDQQQYWARRDEPYRYIPVKEFAAAFKSSVSGERVSQELSVPFDRSKSHPAALTTEKYGLGSKEMLKACTDREYLLMKRNSFVYFFKLFQITIISLVAMAVFFRTEMSKDNVADGGVYTGALFFTVIMVMFNGMSELAMTIYKLPVFYKQRDMFFFPPWAYAIPSWVLKIPITFVEVGIWVFLTYYVIGFDPNVSRFLKQYLLLLVVHQAASALFRFIGAAGRNMIVANTFGLFALLLLFALGGFVLSREDVKSWWIWGYYASPLMYFQNAIMVNEFTGHSWSRMVNGTKLGVVLMESQGFYPQTYWYWIGVGASVGFIWLFNILYLASLTYLNAFDKPQAVLPELEDEGVAVGSSSTGGDVVVTGNNNRGMVLPFEPHSITFDDIRYSVDMPPEMKAQGATEDRLELLKGVSGAFRPGVLTALMGVSGAGKTTLMDVLAGRKTGGYIDGEITISGYPKNQATFARISGYCEQNDIHSPNVTVYESLVYSAWLRLPKEVESETRKMFIEEVMELVELTNLRGALVGLPGVNGLSTEQRKRLTIAVELVANPSIIFMDEPTSGLDARAAAIVMRTVRNTVNTGRTVVCTIHQPSIDIFEAFDELFLMKRGGEEIYVGPLGRQSTHLIKYFESVEGVSKIKDGYNPATWMLEATTSAQELLLGVDFVDHYKKSDLYQRNKALIKELSVPRPGTKDLYFPTQYSQSFLTQCIACLWKQHWSYWRNPPYTAVRFLFTTFIALIFGTMFWDLGSKWKTQQDLLNAMGSMYASINFLGFQYGSTVQPVVAIERTVFYRERAAGMYSALPYAFSQFLIEIPYVFVQSVVYGLIVYSMMGFDWTAEKFFWFLFFFFFSLLYFVLYGMMTVAVTPNHNVAAIISSFFYGIWNLFSGFVIPRPRMPIWVRWYYWATPMAYTLYGMIVTQFGEIEDFMSDQADTTVKQFLKDYFGFERSQLGLVAGVLLGFVALFTFIFAFSIRTFNFQRR encoded by the exons ATGGATGCAGGGGAGCTGTTTAAAGCTAGTAATAGTTTGAGAGCAACGAGTTCGAGAGCAAGCGCGAGCTACAGAGCAAACAGCTCTAACATATGGAGGAACACCGGGATGGAGGTCTTCTCTCGTTCTTCGCGTGAGGAAGATGATGAAGAAGCATTGAGATGGGCGGCCCTCGAGAAGCTGCCTACCTTTGACCGTCTCAGGAAAGGCCTCATCTTCGGATCAAAAGGCGCCAACGAGGTTGAGATCGAGAATCTTGGCTATGAAGACAAGAGGAAGTTGGTTGAGAGGTTGGTTGCCAATGTGGAGGATGATAATGAGAAGTTCTTGCTCAAGCACAGGAACAGAATTGATAG GGTTGGGATTGATATACCAACAATTGAAGTGAGATTTGAGAATCTCAATATTGATGCTCATGCATATAGTGCAAAAAGATCTCTTCCTACTTTCATCAACTTCAACGCCAACATAATAGAG ggaTTTTTGAATTTCCTTCACATACTCCCTAGCCAAAAGAAGCCCTTCACCATTTTAAAAGATGTTAGTGGGGTCATCAAGCCAAGTAGGATGACTTTACTTTTAGGCCCTCCAAGCTCCGGGAAAACAACCCTTTTGCTTGCTTTGGCCGGAAAGCTTGATCAATCACTACAA GTGTCGGGCAAGGTGACATATAACGGACACGGGATGGAAGAGTTCATCCCGCAGAAAACAGCAGCATACATAAGCCAACATGATCTGCATATTGGAGAGATGACCGTTAGAGAAACCTTAGCCTTTTCCGCACGATGCCAAGGAGTTGGCTCACGCTACG AGATGCTGGCTGAATTATCAAGAAGAGAGAAAGCAGCTAACATCAAACCAGATCCTGATATTGATATCTACATGAAG GCGACAGCAACGGAAGGAGACGCGGCAAATGTCATCACCGACTACGTACTCAAAGTCCTCGGACTCGACATCTGCGCCGACACATTGGTCGGCGATGAGATGGTCCGAGGAATCTCTGGCGGGCAGAAAAAGCGTGTCACAACCGGAGAAATGCTCGTGGGGCCCGCACGGGCTCTCTTCATGGACGAGATCTCGACCGGCCTCGACAGCTCCACCACCTTCCAAATTGTGAACATGCTTCGGCAGCAAGTCCACATCATGAAGGGCACCGCCTTCATCTCCCTCCTCCAGCCGGCTCCTGAAACTTATGCCCTCTTCGATGACATCGTCCTCCTGTCCGATGGCCAGGTGGTCTACCAAGGCCCCCGCGACGATGTCCTCGTATTCTTCGAATCCATGGGCTTCAAATGCCCGGAGAGAAAAGGAGTCGCCGATTTCTTACAAGAAGTCACCTCAAAAAAAGACCAACAACAATACTGGGCTCGCCGCGACGAGCCTTACCGCTACATTCCGGTTAAGGAGTTCGCTGCGGCGTTCAAGTCCTCTGTAAGCGGCGAGAGAGTCTCCCAGGAGCTCTCTGTCCCGTTCGACAGAAGCAAGAGCCATCCCGCCGCCTTGACTACGGAGAAATATGGCTTGGGGAGTAAAGAAATGTTGAAAGCATGCACTGATAGAGAGTATTTGTTGATGAAGAGGAACTCGTTTGTTTACTTTTTCAAGCTGTTCCAAATAACCATCATTTCACTTGTTGCCATGGCGGTTTTCTTCCGGACTGAGATGAGTAAAGATAATGTGGCAGACGGAGGCGTCTACACCGGCGCGCTCTTTTTCACCGTTATTATGGTTATGTTTAACGGAATGTCGGAGCTGGCGATGACGATTTACAAGCTCCCTGTTTTTTACAAGCAGAGGGATATGTTTTTCTTCCCGCCATGGGCCTATGCTATTCCCTCGTGGGTGTTGAAGATTCCGATCACCTTTGTTGAAGTCGGCATATGGGTTTTCCTGACCTACTACGTCATCGGATTTGATCCGAATGTGTCAAG GTTTCTCAAGCAGTATTTGTTGTTGTTGGTTGTGCATCAAGCGGCATCTGCGCTGTTCAGATTCATCGGTGCTGCAGGGAGGAACATGATTGTCGCGAACACGTTTGGTTTGTTTGCGCTGCTTCTGCTCTTTGCATTGGGTGGATTTGTGCTGTCGCGAG AGGATGTGAAGTCATGGTGGATATGGGGATATTATGCATCACCCTTGATGTATTTCCAGAATGCAATTATGGTCAATGAATTCACAGGACACAGTTGGAGCAGA ATGGTAAATGGTACAAAATTAGGAGTTGTTCTCATGGAAAGCCAGGGATTCTACCCGCAAACATATTGGTACTGGATCGGAGTAGGGGCTTCCGTTGGATTCATATGGCTATTCAACATTCTTTACCTTGCTTCACTCACTTATCTCAATG CATTCGACAAGCCTCAAGCTGTTTTACCCGAACTAGAAGATGAAGGTGTCGCCGTTGGCTCCTCATCCACAGGAGGAGACGTTGTTGTGACTGGAAACAATAACAGAGGAATGGTGCTCCCATTTGAGCCACATTCCATCACATTTGATGACATTAGATACTCAGTTGACATGCCACCA GAAATGAAAGCCCAAGGAGCCACTGAAGATAGATTGGAATTGTTGAAGGGTGTAAGTGGAGCTTTTAGGCCTGGTGTTCTCACAGCTTTGATGGGAGTTAGTGGAGCCGGTAAAACCACACTTATGGACGTGTTGGCTGGAAGGAAAACAGGTGGCTACATTGATGGGGAGATCACAATCTCCGGGTATCCAAAGAACCAAGCAACCTTCGCTCGGATTTCTGGATACTGTGAGCAGAACGACATCCACTCTCCGAATGTCACTGTGTACGAGTCCCTTGTGTACTCAGCGTGGTTGCGTCTGCCCAAAGAAGTGGAGTCTGAGACTAGAAAG ATGTTCATTGAGGAGGTGATGGAACTTGTAGAGCTCACCAATTTGAGAGGGGCATTAGTAGGATTGCCAGGGGTCAACGGCCTCTCAACCGAGCAACGAAAGAGGCTAACAATTGCAGTTGAGCTTGTGGCGAACCCTTCAATCATATTCATGGATGAGCCAACTTCAGGGCTTGATGCGAGAGCTGCTGCAATTGTGATGAGAACTGTCAGGAACACTGTCAACACCGGAAGAACTGTGGTCTGCACGATCCATCAGCCTAGCATCGACATCTTTGAAGCATTTGATGAG CTATTCCTGATGAAACGAGGAGGAGAAGAAATCTATGTGGGACCTCTAGGACGCCAATCAACCCATCTAATCAAATACTTCGAATCAGTTGAAGGAGTATCGAAGATCAAAGATGGCTACAACCCGGCTACATGGATGCTCGAAGCCACCACTTCAGCACAAGAGCTTTTGTTGGGAGTAGACTTTGTTGATCACTACAAGAAATCAGACTTATACCA GAGGAACAAAGCGTTGATTAAGGAACTAAGCGTCCCACGCCCTGGCACGAAAGATTTATACTTCCCCACACAATACTCCCAATCATTCCTCACACAATGCATTGCTTGCCTGTGGAAACAACACTGGTCTTACTGGAGGAATCCTCCTTACACGGCTGTGAGATTCCTATTCACGACGTTCATTGCCCTCATCTTCGGCACCATGTTCTGGGACCTCGGCTCTAAATG GAAGACGCAACAAGATCTCTTGAACGCAATGGGCTCGATGTATGCTTCCATCAACTTCTTGGGATTCCAATATGGTTCAACGGTCCAGCCCGTGGTGGCTATTGAGAGAACCGTGTTTTACAGAGAGAGAGCGGCCGGAATGTACTCAGCCTTACCCTATGCATTCTCACAA TTTCTGATTGAGATCCCTTACGTCTTCGTCCAATCCGTCGTCTACGGCCTCATCGTCTACTCAATGATGGGATTCGACTGGACCGCCGAAAAATTCTTCtggttcttgttcttcttcttcttctcgctGCTCTACTTCGTCCTCTACGGGATGATGACCGTCGCCGTCACCCCCAACCACAACGTCGCCGCCATCATCTCCTCCTTCTTCTACGGAATCTGGAATCTCTTCTCAGGATTCGTCATCCCTCGACCG AGGATGCCAATATGGGTGAGATGGTACTACTGGGCAACGCCAATGGCGTACACATTGTACGGCATGATTGTGACACAGTTCGGGGAGATTGAGGATTTCATGTCCGACCAAGCAGACACGACCGTGAAACAGTTCTTGAAAGACTACTTCGGTTTCGAGAGGAGCCAGCTGGGATTGGTGGCAGGGGTGCTTCTCGGATTCGTGGCGCTTTTCACTTTCATCTTCGCCTTCTCAATTCGGACCTTCAACTTCCAGAGAAGATGA